The Mercenaria mercenaria strain notata chromosome 8, MADL_Memer_1, whole genome shotgun sequence genome has a segment encoding these proteins:
- the LOC123566729 gene encoding IQ domain-containing protein H-like isoform X5, whose amino-acid sequence MSISNEGLPLLRAPLPGGDYKAKKFSGFQNFLPQIALVQDDIRQLRENLTNKGDGKGITIEELENALNKTEKGLQQKAEQMLSQLNNQVQTLPSADAIQAPGFMALESTWDLKKQTRGQHRIEMSQAYVPREKLRQPQPAGALLPLRKGEPTQLQGLSPGQQSKQTLALRAVYNPHSQQNRPVMNENFGIMLPLIPQSKEKKKSAQRALHLPVPPPKPVMGSTIEPLAVLPKANRVDAQLAPPPITEDDARKGILSLIERGLIPPAAQLTLDPSPVKNRMVPLHNPEDRNKPPCTPEIAPTLAGVKLDLVTKNYESATETMAKMPVIPPHPQSVNSLGLSRTTSGKTRTTSAASSQKAKTPATMKTYEMPIQPLQPHRKPPPTTPASGDFKMISHRFAVQNGRIRDTSSEFLSFKQHYCLTWGSIVTVLKHLEKMLNNFAVPVAFINGDRLADLAEEFELERPPSIDDLLSCIVNRDDVENIIFKPGRRFKGPNGRDIASAKIQATWKMYRERSTYLEYRRRKWAAGVIAISWIMHIKMAKVRQQLKQVRLDNLENFRRRAKKFSMSWDRIKKSKRVIIHIPSLGLNQDIRDSIHDFGIRQNTQMSRLCDIRDPNVDVIFISPVPLSEETLQYYSKLLGLKSAIDSGNVEDQGEFSDRYKIIVPEAIKSFPTHRMCLSTLLKYSPQALFRVKNLIKGREAYMMTNVPHVDDLDIAQYLNVPIFAPEPEVAHLYSTKSGCQRIFASANVETPPGDHDVYTMGLLHECLAQLITENLNVKRWLFKLDDEFDGRGIAYCDVTEHLKCFTWAQKEEKRYGDKWSKKWAQEPVFIKILAEIEDVLKNHACPVNTKVYPTWDKFLQSFLSQGGVIEACPPSDSITTLTVDMLIEPNGAVSIVSCGDQIHAESPFSCWGVSIPQSSVEPDVLNVACYNIAESCKRRGIMGYFAIDFVTFIHPTTMEQKLWALDISLQYSDSLAMFYLMQFVSNGTLNTKTHVFDVPPPKQEAKKRRRRLHGQDEEQPPNTNRFGVMSTRLLHTNLSVVHYSVFFQMCRAHGIGYDIKEKQGTVFMLIDSFNREKLGMLAIGETLQGALASFARNMSVIHQEISAPNMQGDTNFSRAISDIEGILGTTIQNADEADEETEGSNESK is encoded by the exons gtACAAGACGATATTCGTCAGCTGAGGGAAAATCTCACAAATAAAGGAGATGGCAAAGGCATCACCATTGAGGAGTTGGAAAATGCCCTCAACAAAACTGAAAAAGGTCTACAG CAAAAAGCAGAGCAGATGCTTAGCCAGTTGAACAACCAGGTTCAGACCCTACCAAGTGCTGACGCCATTCAGGCACCAGGTTTTATGGCACTTGAGTCAACATGGGACCTGAAAAAGCAAACACGCGGACAGCACAGAATTGAAATGAGTCAAGCATATGTACCTAG AGAAAAACTAAGACAGCCTCAGCCAGCAGGTGCTCTTCTGCCCCTTCGTAAAGGTGAACCCACTCAGCTTCAGGGCTTGAGCCCAGGACAACAGAGCAAGCAGACCTTGGCCCTGAGGGCTGTGTACAACCCTCACAGTCAACAAAACAGACCTGTAATGAATGAAAACTTTGGAATAATGTTGCCATTGATTCCTCAGTCAAAggaaaaaaag AAATCAGCTCAGAGAGCTCTTCATTTACCAGTG CCACCACCTAAACCAGTAATGGGAAGTACCATAGAGCCACTTGCTGTCTTGCCCAAAGCCAACAGGGTCGATGCACAG CTTGCCCCACCACCGATCACAGAGGATGATGCCAGGAAGGGTATTCTCAGTTTGATAGAGAGGGGCCTCATCCCTCCTGCAGCACAGTTAACCCTTGACCCCTCCCCTGTGAAAAACAGGATGGTACCCTTGCATAACCCAGAGGATAGAAATAAACCGCCATGTACCCCAG AAATAGCCCCTACATTAGCTGgagtcaaacttgacctagtaacCAAGAACTACGAGTCTGCCACAGAAACCATGGCCAAGATGCCAGTGATTCCGCCACATCCTCAGTCAGTCAATAGCCTCGGTCTCAGCAGAACAACTTCGGGCAAGACTCGCACCACTTCTGCCGCTTCCAGTCAGAAAGCAAAGACCCCAGCCACAATGAAAACTTATGAGATGCCTATTCAGCCATTG CAGCCGCACAGGAAG CCTCCACCGACTACTCCAGCAAGTGGAGATTTCAAGATGATCTCACACAGGTTTGCCGTACAGAATGGAAGAATAAGGGATACATCATCTGAATTTTTGTCCTTCAAACAACACTACTGTTTGACCTGGGGAAG tattgttaCAGTATTGAAGCACTTGGAAAAGATGTTAAACAACTTTGCAGTTCCAGTTGCCTTTATTAATGGTGATAG GTTGGCAGATCTGGCAGAGGAATTTGAGCTGGAACGACCACCAAGTATAGATGATCTTCTTTCATGTATAGTGAACAGAGATGACGTAGAAAATATCATCTTTAAACCT GGAAGGAGGTTTAAGGGTCCAAATGGTCGGGATATTGCATCAGCTAAGATTCAAGCCACATGGAAAATGTACCGTGAAAGAAGCACGTACCTGGAGTATCGTCGTAGGAAGTGGGCCGCAGGTGTGATTGCAATATCATGGATCATGCACATCAAAATGGCAAAGGTTCGGCAACAGCTGAAACAGGTCAGATTGGACAACCTTGAGAACTTCAGGAGGAGAGCTAAG aaattttcaatGTCCTGGGATCGTATCAAGAAATCCAAGAGAGTCATTATCCATATACCATCACTAGGTCTTAACCAAGATATCCGAGACAGTATTCATGATTTTGGAATACGTCAGAATACACAGATGTCAAGACTGTGTGATATAAGAG aTCCGAATGTTGATGTGATATTTATATCACCTGTTCCGCTAAGTGAAGAAACATTGCAGTATTATTCGAAGCTGCTGGGTTTAAAGTCTGCCATAGACTCTGGGAATGTGGAAGATCAAGGGGAGTTTAGTGATAGATATAAAATTATAGTTCCAGAGGCTATCAAGAGTTTTCCA ACTCACAGAATGTGCCTTTCAACACTACTCAAGTACAGTCCACAAGCTTTATTTCGAGTGAAAAACCTGATCAAGGGACGAGAAGCTTACATGATGACTAATGTCCCGCATGTAGATGACCTTGACATTGCACAGTATCTCAATGTGCCAATATTTGCACCAGAACCAGAAGTAGCGCATTTATATTCGACCAAATCCGGTTGCCAGAGAATCTTTGCAAGTGCTAACGTTGAAACGCCCCCTGGTGATCATGATGTATACACAATGGGTCTG TTACATGAATGCCTAGCACAGCTGATAACAGAGAATCTGAATGTGAAACGATGGTTGTTTAAACTTGATGATGAGTTTGACGGACGTGGTATAGCTTACTGCGATGTTACAGAACATCTCAAATGTTTTACGTGGGCGCAGAAAGAAGAGAAACGATACGGCGACAAATGGTCTAAAAAATGGGCTCAG GAACCAGTATTTATAAAAATCTTGGCTGAAATAGAAGACGTATTGAAGAATCACGCCTGTCCTGTCAATACGAAAGTTTACCCAACTTGGGACAAGTTTCTACAGTCTTTTCTCAGTCAGg gtGGTGTTATCGAGGCATGTCCTCCATCAGACAGTATTACAACACTGACTGTTGATATGTTGATAGAGCCCAATGGTGCTGTCAGTATTGTAAGCTGTGGCGATCAAATTCATGCTGAATCTCCGTTCTCTTGCTGGGGAGTATCCATCCCACAATCCTCGGTGGAACCAGATGTTCTGAATGTAGCATGTTATAATATTGCCGAGTCATGCAAGAGAAGAGGAATTATGGGATATTTTGCAATTGACTTTGTAACATTTATTCATCCAACTACA ATGGAGCAGAAGTTATGGGCATTAGACATCAGTTTACAGTACAGCGATAGTCTGGCCATGTTTTATCTCATGCAATTTGTTAGTAACGGAACGTTGAACACAAAAACACACGTGTTTGATGTACCGCCACCTAAACAGGAAGCAAAGAAACGGAGGCGAAGATTACATGGACAGGATGAAGAA caacCTCCTAACACAAATAGGTTTGGTGTAATGAGTACACGTTTATTACATACAAACCTGTCAGTGGTGCATTACAGTGTGTTCTTCCAAATGTGCCGAGCCCACGGCATAGGATATGACATAAAG GAGAAACAAGGAACAGTATTCATGTTAATAGACAGTTTTAATAGAGAAAAATTAGGCATGTT AGCAATAGGTGAGACTTTGCAAGGTGCCTTAGCAAGTTTTGCCCGAAACATGTCTGTAATCCATCAAGAAATTTCAGCACCAAATATGCAAGGGGACACAAACTTCAGT
- the LOC123566729 gene encoding IQ domain-containing protein H-like isoform X4, whose product MSISNEGLPLLRAPLPGGDYKAKKFSGFQNFLPQIALVQDDIRQLRENLTNKGDGKGITIEELENALNKTEKGLQQKAEQMLSQLNNQVQTLPSADAIQAPGFMALESTWDLKKQTRGQHRIEMSQAYVPREKLRQPQPAGALLPLRKGEPTQLQGLSPGQQSKQTLALRAVYNPHSQQNRPVMNENFGIMLPLIPQSKEKKKSAQRALHLPVPPPKPVMGSTIEPLAVLPKANRVDAQLAPPPITEDDARKGILSLIERGLIPPAAQLTLDPSPVKNRMVPLHNPEDRNKPPCTPEIAPTLAGVKLDLVTKNYESATETMAKMPVIPPHPQSVNSLGLSRTTSGKTRTTSAASSQKAKTPATMKTYEMPIQPLQQPHRKPPPTTPASGDFKMISHRFAVQNGRIRDTSSEFLSFKQHYCLTWGSIVTVLKHLEKMLNNFAVPVAFINGDRLADLAEEFELERPPSIDDLLSCIVNRDDVENIIFKPGRRFKGPNGRDIASAKIQATWKMYRERSTYLEYRRRKWAAGVIAISWIMHIKMAKVRQQLKQVRLDNLENFRRRAKKFSMSWDRIKKSKRVIIHIPSLGLNQDIRDSIHDFGIRQNTQMSRLCDIRDPNVDVIFISPVPLSEETLQYYSKLLGLKSAIDSGNVEDQGEFSDRYKIIVPEAIKSFPTHRMCLSTLLKYSPQALFRVKNLIKGREAYMMTNVPHVDDLDIAQYLNVPIFAPEPEVAHLYSTKSGCQRIFASANVETPPGDHDVYTMGLLHECLAQLITENLNVKRWLFKLDDEFDGRGIAYCDVTEHLKCFTWAQKEEKRYGDKWSKKWAQEPVFIKILAEIEDVLKNHACPVNTKVYPTWDKFLQSFLSQGGVIEACPPSDSITTLTVDMLIEPNGAVSIVSCGDQIHAESPFSCWGVSIPQSSVEPDVLNVACYNIAESCKRRGIMGYFAIDFVTFIHPTTMEQKLWALDISLQYSDSLAMFYLMQFVSNGTLNTKTHVFDVPPPKQEAKKRRRRLHGQDEEQPPNTNRFGVMSTRLLHTNLSVVHYSVFFQMCRAHGIGYDIKEKQGTVFMLIDSFNREKLGMLAIGETLQGALASFARNMSVIHQEISAPNMQGDTNFSRAISDIEGILGTTIQNADEADEETEGSNESK is encoded by the exons gtACAAGACGATATTCGTCAGCTGAGGGAAAATCTCACAAATAAAGGAGATGGCAAAGGCATCACCATTGAGGAGTTGGAAAATGCCCTCAACAAAACTGAAAAAGGTCTACAG CAAAAAGCAGAGCAGATGCTTAGCCAGTTGAACAACCAGGTTCAGACCCTACCAAGTGCTGACGCCATTCAGGCACCAGGTTTTATGGCACTTGAGTCAACATGGGACCTGAAAAAGCAAACACGCGGACAGCACAGAATTGAAATGAGTCAAGCATATGTACCTAG AGAAAAACTAAGACAGCCTCAGCCAGCAGGTGCTCTTCTGCCCCTTCGTAAAGGTGAACCCACTCAGCTTCAGGGCTTGAGCCCAGGACAACAGAGCAAGCAGACCTTGGCCCTGAGGGCTGTGTACAACCCTCACAGTCAACAAAACAGACCTGTAATGAATGAAAACTTTGGAATAATGTTGCCATTGATTCCTCAGTCAAAggaaaaaaag AAATCAGCTCAGAGAGCTCTTCATTTACCAGTG CCACCACCTAAACCAGTAATGGGAAGTACCATAGAGCCACTTGCTGTCTTGCCCAAAGCCAACAGGGTCGATGCACAG CTTGCCCCACCACCGATCACAGAGGATGATGCCAGGAAGGGTATTCTCAGTTTGATAGAGAGGGGCCTCATCCCTCCTGCAGCACAGTTAACCCTTGACCCCTCCCCTGTGAAAAACAGGATGGTACCCTTGCATAACCCAGAGGATAGAAATAAACCGCCATGTACCCCAG AAATAGCCCCTACATTAGCTGgagtcaaacttgacctagtaacCAAGAACTACGAGTCTGCCACAGAAACCATGGCCAAGATGCCAGTGATTCCGCCACATCCTCAGTCAGTCAATAGCCTCGGTCTCAGCAGAACAACTTCGGGCAAGACTCGCACCACTTCTGCCGCTTCCAGTCAGAAAGCAAAGACCCCAGCCACAATGAAAACTTATGAGATGCCTATTCAGCCATTG CAGCAGCCGCACAGGAAG CCTCCACCGACTACTCCAGCAAGTGGAGATTTCAAGATGATCTCACACAGGTTTGCCGTACAGAATGGAAGAATAAGGGATACATCATCTGAATTTTTGTCCTTCAAACAACACTACTGTTTGACCTGGGGAAG tattgttaCAGTATTGAAGCACTTGGAAAAGATGTTAAACAACTTTGCAGTTCCAGTTGCCTTTATTAATGGTGATAG GTTGGCAGATCTGGCAGAGGAATTTGAGCTGGAACGACCACCAAGTATAGATGATCTTCTTTCATGTATAGTGAACAGAGATGACGTAGAAAATATCATCTTTAAACCT GGAAGGAGGTTTAAGGGTCCAAATGGTCGGGATATTGCATCAGCTAAGATTCAAGCCACATGGAAAATGTACCGTGAAAGAAGCACGTACCTGGAGTATCGTCGTAGGAAGTGGGCCGCAGGTGTGATTGCAATATCATGGATCATGCACATCAAAATGGCAAAGGTTCGGCAACAGCTGAAACAGGTCAGATTGGACAACCTTGAGAACTTCAGGAGGAGAGCTAAG aaattttcaatGTCCTGGGATCGTATCAAGAAATCCAAGAGAGTCATTATCCATATACCATCACTAGGTCTTAACCAAGATATCCGAGACAGTATTCATGATTTTGGAATACGTCAGAATACACAGATGTCAAGACTGTGTGATATAAGAG aTCCGAATGTTGATGTGATATTTATATCACCTGTTCCGCTAAGTGAAGAAACATTGCAGTATTATTCGAAGCTGCTGGGTTTAAAGTCTGCCATAGACTCTGGGAATGTGGAAGATCAAGGGGAGTTTAGTGATAGATATAAAATTATAGTTCCAGAGGCTATCAAGAGTTTTCCA ACTCACAGAATGTGCCTTTCAACACTACTCAAGTACAGTCCACAAGCTTTATTTCGAGTGAAAAACCTGATCAAGGGACGAGAAGCTTACATGATGACTAATGTCCCGCATGTAGATGACCTTGACATTGCACAGTATCTCAATGTGCCAATATTTGCACCAGAACCAGAAGTAGCGCATTTATATTCGACCAAATCCGGTTGCCAGAGAATCTTTGCAAGTGCTAACGTTGAAACGCCCCCTGGTGATCATGATGTATACACAATGGGTCTG TTACATGAATGCCTAGCACAGCTGATAACAGAGAATCTGAATGTGAAACGATGGTTGTTTAAACTTGATGATGAGTTTGACGGACGTGGTATAGCTTACTGCGATGTTACAGAACATCTCAAATGTTTTACGTGGGCGCAGAAAGAAGAGAAACGATACGGCGACAAATGGTCTAAAAAATGGGCTCAG GAACCAGTATTTATAAAAATCTTGGCTGAAATAGAAGACGTATTGAAGAATCACGCCTGTCCTGTCAATACGAAAGTTTACCCAACTTGGGACAAGTTTCTACAGTCTTTTCTCAGTCAGg gtGGTGTTATCGAGGCATGTCCTCCATCAGACAGTATTACAACACTGACTGTTGATATGTTGATAGAGCCCAATGGTGCTGTCAGTATTGTAAGCTGTGGCGATCAAATTCATGCTGAATCTCCGTTCTCTTGCTGGGGAGTATCCATCCCACAATCCTCGGTGGAACCAGATGTTCTGAATGTAGCATGTTATAATATTGCCGAGTCATGCAAGAGAAGAGGAATTATGGGATATTTTGCAATTGACTTTGTAACATTTATTCATCCAACTACA ATGGAGCAGAAGTTATGGGCATTAGACATCAGTTTACAGTACAGCGATAGTCTGGCCATGTTTTATCTCATGCAATTTGTTAGTAACGGAACGTTGAACACAAAAACACACGTGTTTGATGTACCGCCACCTAAACAGGAAGCAAAGAAACGGAGGCGAAGATTACATGGACAGGATGAAGAA caacCTCCTAACACAAATAGGTTTGGTGTAATGAGTACACGTTTATTACATACAAACCTGTCAGTGGTGCATTACAGTGTGTTCTTCCAAATGTGCCGAGCCCACGGCATAGGATATGACATAAAG GAGAAACAAGGAACAGTATTCATGTTAATAGACAGTTTTAATAGAGAAAAATTAGGCATGTT AGCAATAGGTGAGACTTTGCAAGGTGCCTTAGCAAGTTTTGCCCGAAACATGTCTGTAATCCATCAAGAAATTTCAGCACCAAATATGCAAGGGGACACAAACTTCAGT
- the LOC123566729 gene encoding IQ domain-containing protein H-like isoform X3, with amino-acid sequence MSISNEGLPLLRAPLPGGDYKAKKFSGFQNFLPQIALVQDDIRQLRENLTNKGDGKGITIEELENALNKTEKGLQQKAEQMLSQLNNQVQTLPSADAIQAPGFMALESTWDLKKQTRGQHRIEMSQAYVPREKLRQPQPAGALLPLRKGEPTQLQGLSPGQQSKQTLALRAVYNPHSQQNRPVMNENFGIMLPLIPQSKEKKPPPKPVMGSTIEPLAVLPKANRVDAQLAPPPITEDDARKGILSLIERGLIPPAAQLTLDPSPVKNRMVPLHNPEDRNKPPCTPEIAPTLAGVKLDLVTKNYESATETMAKMPVIPPHPQSVNSLGLSRTTSGKTRTTSAASSQKAKTPATMKTYEMPIQPLQQPHRKKFLLIKIPNSRPPPTTPASGDFKMISHRFAVQNGRIRDTSSEFLSFKQHYCLTWGSIVTVLKHLEKMLNNFAVPVAFINGDRLADLAEEFELERPPSIDDLLSCIVNRDDVENIIFKPGRRFKGPNGRDIASAKIQATWKMYRERSTYLEYRRRKWAAGVIAISWIMHIKMAKVRQQLKQVRLDNLENFRRRAKKFSMSWDRIKKSKRVIIHIPSLGLNQDIRDSIHDFGIRQNTQMSRLCDIRDPNVDVIFISPVPLSEETLQYYSKLLGLKSAIDSGNVEDQGEFSDRYKIIVPEAIKSFPTHRMCLSTLLKYSPQALFRVKNLIKGREAYMMTNVPHVDDLDIAQYLNVPIFAPEPEVAHLYSTKSGCQRIFASANVETPPGDHDVYTMGLLHECLAQLITENLNVKRWLFKLDDEFDGRGIAYCDVTEHLKCFTWAQKEEKRYGDKWSKKWAQEPVFIKILAEIEDVLKNHACPVNTKVYPTWDKFLQSFLSQGGVIEACPPSDSITTLTVDMLIEPNGAVSIVSCGDQIHAESPFSCWGVSIPQSSVEPDVLNVACYNIAESCKRRGIMGYFAIDFVTFIHPTTMEQKLWALDISLQYSDSLAMFYLMQFVSNGTLNTKTHVFDVPPPKQEAKKRRRRLHGQDEEQPPNTNRFGVMSTRLLHTNLSVVHYSVFFQMCRAHGIGYDIKEKQGTVFMLIDSFNREKLGMLAIGETLQGALASFARNMSVIHQEISAPNMQGDTNFSRAISDIEGILGTTIQNADEADEETEGSNESK; translated from the exons gtACAAGACGATATTCGTCAGCTGAGGGAAAATCTCACAAATAAAGGAGATGGCAAAGGCATCACCATTGAGGAGTTGGAAAATGCCCTCAACAAAACTGAAAAAGGTCTACAG CAAAAAGCAGAGCAGATGCTTAGCCAGTTGAACAACCAGGTTCAGACCCTACCAAGTGCTGACGCCATTCAGGCACCAGGTTTTATGGCACTTGAGTCAACATGGGACCTGAAAAAGCAAACACGCGGACAGCACAGAATTGAAATGAGTCAAGCATATGTACCTAG AGAAAAACTAAGACAGCCTCAGCCAGCAGGTGCTCTTCTGCCCCTTCGTAAAGGTGAACCCACTCAGCTTCAGGGCTTGAGCCCAGGACAACAGAGCAAGCAGACCTTGGCCCTGAGGGCTGTGTACAACCCTCACAGTCAACAAAACAGACCTGTAATGAATGAAAACTTTGGAATAATGTTGCCATTGATTCCTCAGTCAAAggaaaaaaag CCACCACCTAAACCAGTAATGGGAAGTACCATAGAGCCACTTGCTGTCTTGCCCAAAGCCAACAGGGTCGATGCACAG CTTGCCCCACCACCGATCACAGAGGATGATGCCAGGAAGGGTATTCTCAGTTTGATAGAGAGGGGCCTCATCCCTCCTGCAGCACAGTTAACCCTTGACCCCTCCCCTGTGAAAAACAGGATGGTACCCTTGCATAACCCAGAGGATAGAAATAAACCGCCATGTACCCCAG AAATAGCCCCTACATTAGCTGgagtcaaacttgacctagtaacCAAGAACTACGAGTCTGCCACAGAAACCATGGCCAAGATGCCAGTGATTCCGCCACATCCTCAGTCAGTCAATAGCCTCGGTCTCAGCAGAACAACTTCGGGCAAGACTCGCACCACTTCTGCCGCTTCCAGTCAGAAAGCAAAGACCCCAGCCACAATGAAAACTTATGAGATGCCTATTCAGCCATTG CAGCAGCCGCACAGGAAG aaATTCTTATTAATAAAGATTCCAAATTCACGG CCTCCACCGACTACTCCAGCAAGTGGAGATTTCAAGATGATCTCACACAGGTTTGCCGTACAGAATGGAAGAATAAGGGATACATCATCTGAATTTTTGTCCTTCAAACAACACTACTGTTTGACCTGGGGAAG tattgttaCAGTATTGAAGCACTTGGAAAAGATGTTAAACAACTTTGCAGTTCCAGTTGCCTTTATTAATGGTGATAG GTTGGCAGATCTGGCAGAGGAATTTGAGCTGGAACGACCACCAAGTATAGATGATCTTCTTTCATGTATAGTGAACAGAGATGACGTAGAAAATATCATCTTTAAACCT GGAAGGAGGTTTAAGGGTCCAAATGGTCGGGATATTGCATCAGCTAAGATTCAAGCCACATGGAAAATGTACCGTGAAAGAAGCACGTACCTGGAGTATCGTCGTAGGAAGTGGGCCGCAGGTGTGATTGCAATATCATGGATCATGCACATCAAAATGGCAAAGGTTCGGCAACAGCTGAAACAGGTCAGATTGGACAACCTTGAGAACTTCAGGAGGAGAGCTAAG aaattttcaatGTCCTGGGATCGTATCAAGAAATCCAAGAGAGTCATTATCCATATACCATCACTAGGTCTTAACCAAGATATCCGAGACAGTATTCATGATTTTGGAATACGTCAGAATACACAGATGTCAAGACTGTGTGATATAAGAG aTCCGAATGTTGATGTGATATTTATATCACCTGTTCCGCTAAGTGAAGAAACATTGCAGTATTATTCGAAGCTGCTGGGTTTAAAGTCTGCCATAGACTCTGGGAATGTGGAAGATCAAGGGGAGTTTAGTGATAGATATAAAATTATAGTTCCAGAGGCTATCAAGAGTTTTCCA ACTCACAGAATGTGCCTTTCAACACTACTCAAGTACAGTCCACAAGCTTTATTTCGAGTGAAAAACCTGATCAAGGGACGAGAAGCTTACATGATGACTAATGTCCCGCATGTAGATGACCTTGACATTGCACAGTATCTCAATGTGCCAATATTTGCACCAGAACCAGAAGTAGCGCATTTATATTCGACCAAATCCGGTTGCCAGAGAATCTTTGCAAGTGCTAACGTTGAAACGCCCCCTGGTGATCATGATGTATACACAATGGGTCTG TTACATGAATGCCTAGCACAGCTGATAACAGAGAATCTGAATGTGAAACGATGGTTGTTTAAACTTGATGATGAGTTTGACGGACGTGGTATAGCTTACTGCGATGTTACAGAACATCTCAAATGTTTTACGTGGGCGCAGAAAGAAGAGAAACGATACGGCGACAAATGGTCTAAAAAATGGGCTCAG GAACCAGTATTTATAAAAATCTTGGCTGAAATAGAAGACGTATTGAAGAATCACGCCTGTCCTGTCAATACGAAAGTTTACCCAACTTGGGACAAGTTTCTACAGTCTTTTCTCAGTCAGg gtGGTGTTATCGAGGCATGTCCTCCATCAGACAGTATTACAACACTGACTGTTGATATGTTGATAGAGCCCAATGGTGCTGTCAGTATTGTAAGCTGTGGCGATCAAATTCATGCTGAATCTCCGTTCTCTTGCTGGGGAGTATCCATCCCACAATCCTCGGTGGAACCAGATGTTCTGAATGTAGCATGTTATAATATTGCCGAGTCATGCAAGAGAAGAGGAATTATGGGATATTTTGCAATTGACTTTGTAACATTTATTCATCCAACTACA ATGGAGCAGAAGTTATGGGCATTAGACATCAGTTTACAGTACAGCGATAGTCTGGCCATGTTTTATCTCATGCAATTTGTTAGTAACGGAACGTTGAACACAAAAACACACGTGTTTGATGTACCGCCACCTAAACAGGAAGCAAAGAAACGGAGGCGAAGATTACATGGACAGGATGAAGAA caacCTCCTAACACAAATAGGTTTGGTGTAATGAGTACACGTTTATTACATACAAACCTGTCAGTGGTGCATTACAGTGTGTTCTTCCAAATGTGCCGAGCCCACGGCATAGGATATGACATAAAG GAGAAACAAGGAACAGTATTCATGTTAATAGACAGTTTTAATAGAGAAAAATTAGGCATGTT AGCAATAGGTGAGACTTTGCAAGGTGCCTTAGCAAGTTTTGCCCGAAACATGTCTGTAATCCATCAAGAAATTTCAGCACCAAATATGCAAGGGGACACAAACTTCAGT